The following are encoded in a window of Fusarium verticillioides 7600 chromosome 6, whole genome shotgun sequence genomic DNA:
- a CDS encoding transcription initiation factor TFIIH subunit 4, with amino-acid sequence MSVSPAPSLQLAEYLEKLPGTTFRKLYQQPSTAFAIFRRMLPHLAKTFVMRILYSPKPTLLSDLDDWVKPSHKRQKDQALSILRVLHIVSITAPSKERPQEMQLTTNFKLSLRLALSGGGTHNSFGVPSTLQIPPEIDITFLDRYARKKWEDILHFVVSSVGYKSAGESSGPNKSVKELLVAGRLVDRKASGSVGITQAGFTFLLQEANAQVWTLLLLWLEAMEVNKMAGLEATDMLSFLFVLASMELGRAYDTNALTEQRKNMLPSLVDFGLIYIPNHKRSMFFPTRLATTLTSSSNSLRSISDGVAAATAAALQPGQSGAPGGSVTAANTEQRGSVIIETNYRIYAYTQSTLQIAVLALFTKLAMRFPDMVAGRISRQSIRQAIQFGITAEQIISYLSAHAHDQMHRTAALNNKPVLPPTVVDQIRLWQLENERMKTTSGFLFKSFEDDREYKDISRFAEEVGVLVWKNDARQMFFASKHEQIRDYMKIRKKTE; translated from the exons ATGTCAGTCAGCCCAGCGCCCTCCCTCCAGCTCGCGGAGTATCTCGAGAAACTCCCCGGCACGACCTTTCGCAAGCTCTACCAACAACCCTCAACCGCGTTCGCCATCTTCCGTCGCATGCTACCGCACCTCG CAAAGACCTTTGTCATGCGCATTCTCTACTCTCCCAAACCTACACTCCTCAGCGATCTAGACGACTGGGTCAAACCGAGCCATAAGCGCCAGAAGGACCAGGCGCTCTCGATCTTGCGCGTTCTGCACATCGTCTCGATCACGGCGCCTTCAAAGGAACGACCGCAGGAAATGCAACTTACTACGAACTTCAAGCTATCCCTTCGACTCGCGCTATCAGGCGGTGGCACACATAACTCCTTCGGTGTACCGTCAACACTTCAAATCCCCCCCGAAATCGACATCACCTTTCTCGATCGCTACGCACGAAAGAAATGGGAAGATATCCTGCACTTTGTCGTATCTAGTGTCGGCTACAAGAGCGCCGGCGAGTCTTCTGGACCGAATAAGAGCGTGAAAGAACTCCTCGTCGCGGGCCGTCTCGTCGATCGTAAAGCCAGTGGTAGCGTTGGCATCACACAGGCTGGTTTTACCTTTTTGCTGCAAGAGGCCAACGCGCAAGTATGGacgctgctgttgctttggCTGGAGGCTATGGAGGTGAATAAGATGGCTGGGCTGGAGGCTACAGATATGCTCTCGTTCCTCTTCGTGCTCGCCAGCATGGAACTCGGTCGCGCGTACGACACGAATGCGCTGACGGAGCAACGTAAGAACATGCTACCCTCACTTGTTGACTTCGGGTTGATTTACATCCCTAATCACAAACGATCCATGTTCTTCCCGACTCGTCTAGCTACAACCCTCACTTCGAGCAGCAATAGTCTTCGCAGCATTAGTGATGGCGTTGCAGCCGCGACGGCAGCTGCTCTTCAGCCAGGCCAATCTGGCGCACCAGGGGGCAGCGTGACAGCCGCCAATACCGAGCAGCGCGGCAGTGTGATTATCGAGACTAACTACCGTATCTATGCCTACACTCAGTCAACACTTCAAATCGCGGTCCTCgctctcttcaccaaacTCGCGATGCGCTTCCCCGACATGGTCGCCGGCCGAATCTCCCGCCAATCCATTCGACAAGCCATTCAATTCGGCATCACCGCCGAGCAGATCATATCCTACCTTTCCGCACACGCACACGATCAAATGCACCGCACCGCAGCTCTCAATAACAAACCCGTTCTTCCCCCAACAGTAGTCGATCAAATTCGTCTATGGCAGCTCGAAAACGAGCGTATGAAGACAACAAGCGGGTTTCTGTTCAAGTCCTTCGAGGATGATAGGGAATACAAGGATATCTCAAGATTTGCCGAGGAGGTGGGTGTTTTGGTGTGGAAGAACGATGCTCGACAGATGTTTTTTGCGAGCAAGCACGAACAGATTAGAGACTATATGAAGATTCGCAAGAAGACAGAATGA